The Ornithorhynchus anatinus isolate Pmale09 chromosome 1, mOrnAna1.pri.v4, whole genome shotgun sequence genome includes a window with the following:
- the TRIM59 gene encoding tripartite motif-containing protein 59: protein MQNLEEELTCSICYSIFEDPRVLPCSHTFCRTCLENVLQASSNFYIWRPLRIPLKCPNCRSRVEIPQSGIESLPVNFALRAIIEKYQQEDHPDIVTCAEHHGQPLNVYCLFDKKLVCGHCLTIGEHHGHPIGDLHSAYMKEKDTPIELFEQLTDKHWMDLNLLMEKLEQQQSYCEKIVEDDKESVLTYFNKLREILDQKEETLLSALDAVKTQIVEKYSPLLATVKKIREEQLELMLLTVALQEEESPLNFLEKLDDVRQRVQAVRQRQLPPLKPVEVQPRVGRLMKEEWSKIEIGQVNNVLIPEIKLSSREVRHSQAGDDSKEIKEFLKFFTFILTVVSALVTMHVLVGEHVSPISLTSLSEAFGSVYQMFFSSVYAVKEILCYACNSVGEFIWKLAHNQSF, encoded by the coding sequence ATGCAGAACTTGGAGGAAGAATTAACCTGTTCCATTTGCTATAGTATATTTGAAGACCCGCGTGTACTGCCGTGCTCTCATACGTTTTGTAGAACCTGTCTGGAAAATGTTCTTCAGGCATCCAGTAACTTTTACATATGGCGACCATTAAGGATTCCACTGAAGTGCCCAAATTGTCGGAGTAGGGTTGAAATCCCTCAGTCTGGTATTGAGTCTTTGCCTGTCAACTTCGCTCTAAGGGCCATCATTGAGAAATACCAGCAGGAAGACCACCCAGACATCGTCACCTGCGCCGAGCATCACGGTCAACCCTTAAACGTTTACTGTCTGTTTGATAAGAAATTAGTTTGCGGCCACTGCCTTACAATCGGTGAACATCACGGTCACCCCATAGGTGACCTTCACAGTGCCTATATGAAAGAGAAGGACACACCGATCGAATTGTTTGAACAGCTGACTGATAAACATTGGATGGACCTAAACCTACTTATGGAGAAACTGGAGCAACAGCAATCTTATTGCGAAAAAATTGTCGAGGACGATAAAGAAAGCGTCCTCACCTATTTTAATAAACTTAGGGAAATTTTGGACCAGAAGGAAGAAACGTTGCTATCTGCTCTGGATGCCGTCAAAACCCAGATCGTCGAGAAATATTCCCCACTCCTTGCGACGGTGAAGAAAATCCGAGAGGAGCAGCTGGAGTTAATGTTACTGACCGTGGCCCTGCAAGAAGAGGAGTCGCCTCTGAATTTTCTGGAGAAACTGGATGATGTCCGTCAGCGGGTGCAAGCTGTGAGACAAAGGCAGCTTCCTCCCCTCAAACCTGTGGAAGTTCAGCCGCGAGTAGGTCGGCTGATGAAGGAAGAGTGGTCTAAAATTGAAATTGGTCAGGTCAACAACGTTCTCATTCCAGAGATCAAACTCTCTTCCAGAGAGGTGAGACACAGTCAGGCTGGTGATGACAGCAAGGAAATTAAAGAGTTTTTAAAGTTTTTCACTTTTATATTGACAGTGGTTTCTGCGTTGGTGACGATGCACGTGTTGGTTGGCGAACACGTGTCACCGATAAGTTTAACCTCTCTTTCAGAAGCCTTCGGATCGGTGTATCAGATGTTCTTTAGCAGTGTGTACGCAGTCAAGGAAATTCTGTGCTACGCTTGCAACTCGGTGGGGGAATTCATATGGAAACTGGCTCATAATCAGTCCTTCTAA